A window of Thunnus thynnus chromosome 17, fThuThy2.1, whole genome shotgun sequence contains these coding sequences:
- the rpl3 gene encoding 60S ribosomal protein L3: protein MTHIVREVDRPGSKVNKKEVVEAVTIVETPPMIVVGVVGYVNTPRGLRSFKTIFAEHVSDECKRRFYKNWYKSKKKAFTKYCKKWQDDEGKKQLEKDFAAMKKYCQVVRIIAHTQMRLLPLRQKKSHLMEVQLNGGSISDKVDWAREKLEQAVPVNTVFTQDEMIDVIGITKGHGYKGVTSRWHTKKLPRKTHRGLRKVACIGAWHPARVAFSVARAGQKGYHHRTEINKKIYKIGQGYHTKDGKLVKNNAATEYDLSNKSINPLGGFVHYGEVTNDFVMVKGCVVGTKKRVLTLRKSLLVQSSRRALEKIDLKFIDTTSKFGHGRFQTVEEKKAFMGPLKKDRISKEETA from the exons ATGACACACATTGTCCGTGAGGTCGACAGACCTGGCTCAA AGGTGAACAAGAAGGAAGTGGTGGAGGCTGTGACCATTGTGGAGACACCCCCCATGATTGTGGTCGGCGTTGTGGGTTACGTCAACACCCCCCGCGGCCTGCGTTCCTTCAAGACCATCTTCGCCGAGCACGTCAGTGATGAGTGCAAGCGTCGCTTCTACAAGAACTG GTACAAGTCCAAGAAGAAGGCCTTCACTAAATACTGCAAGAAATGGCAGGATGACGAGGGCAAGAAGCAGCTGGAGAAGGACTTTGCCGCCATGAAGAAGTACTGCCAGGTCGTCCGCATCATTGCCCACACACAG ATGCGTCTGCTGCCCCTGAGGCAGAAGAAGTCTCACCTCATGGAGGTGCAGCTGAACGGAGGCAGCATCTCCGACAAGGTCGACTGGGCCCgtgagaagctggagcaggccGTTCCCGTCAACACAGTCTTCACCCAGGATGAGATGATCGACGTCATCGGTATCACCAAGGGTCACGGATACAAGG GTGTCACCAGCCGTTGGCACACAAAGAAGCTTCCCCGCAAGACCCATCGTGGTCTGCGTAAGGTGGCCTGTATCGGTGCCTGGCATCCTGCCCGTGTGGCTTTCTCTGTGGCCCGTGCTGGTCAGAAGGGTTACCATCACCGCACAGAGATCAACAAGAAG ATCTACAAGATCGGCCAGGGCTACCACACCAAGGATGGAAAACTGGTGAAGAACAACGCCGCCACCGAGTACGATCTGTCCAACAAGAGCATCAACCCCCTG ggTGGATTTGTCCACTATGGAGAGGTGACCAATGACTTCGTCATGGTGAAGGGCTGTGTGGTTGGAACCAAGAAGAGGGTGCTGACTCTGCGCAAG TCTCTGCTGGTGCAGAGCAGCCGTCGTGCCTTGGAGAAGATCGACCTCAAGTTCATCGACACCACCTCCAAGTTCGGTCACGGCCGTTTCCAGACTGTGGAGGAAAAGAAGGCATTCATG GGACCACTCAAGAAGGACCGCATTTCCAAGGAGGAAACTGCTTAA